Within the Miscanthus floridulus cultivar M001 chromosome 17, ASM1932011v1, whole genome shotgun sequence genome, the region TCGTAGATtagagggaatagttcatcaagtacctcaccagcatcaACGTACCCGCCGATAAGACTGAAACTAGATGCCTCATCCATTGccgcaagcattacatgctggtagatgagaacttgatgaggaaaagcgccaagggatactgtagaaatgcatcacctgaGAAGAGGGTGTAAAACTACTCCTTGAAATAcactctagctcctgtggcaatcaAGCGACCTCCAAAAACCTGgtcagcaaagctttctgagctggtttttactggcccatggccatcttcgatacagaagacctcatccgatgttgtgaaggatgtcaatttttcatcaagcaaatacacgtgccggcacaggaattgcagaccatcccagcttcttagccttttgcatgctggggactcgaCATGATCGTGCCTTTCAAGCCCGCGCCAGGTGGTTTTTGGTACatgtatgtcgccattgacaagttctccaagtggatcgagtacaagccACTTGTTTTGgccactgcaaagaaggcagtcgagctcttcgaagatatcatccatagattcggtatcctgaacagcattatcactgacctcagaactacattcactggtcaccatttttgggacttctatgaagaccgatgcatcttagtcaaatatgtctctgttgcccatcctagagccaacggccaggtcaaatgggcgaacagcatgatcctcgatgctctaaaaaagagactatactagaaagagaaaaaacacccgggcagatggctcaaagagctcctagctaTGGTCTAAGGAccgtgcactcaagctagtcgcaacaccaGTGTCTcttcatattttttggtctatggctcaaagGCCATACTTCCTACGTACATTGCCTTTAGAGCACCAAGAGTAtgacattataatgaagagcaagccgtagctaTTCGGACAGAGGACATTAATAGGGCTGAAGAAGAATGCttgatcacttgcatccgcatagccaaatacctagaaggcttgcgaagatactacaatcgcaatatcaaaggtcattcatttgctgtcgacgacctcgttctccgtagaaagcagaaaactgaagggatgcacaagctctcctccccttgggaagggccttacatggtcaaagaggttacctgactagggtcttaccggctatgtgacatggagggaatcgatatccccaattcatggcacatcgagcaacttatatgtttctatccttgaaacgctccagatatgtactctccactacataatgaataaagtttttgtcgccataatttgtctccattatttctccactctagtttaatctccacttatgattacaagctctgagctactccttaacaaactccaacaattatacgtgatctccataaatgctccgcctcatttctccatactaaaatatctctaagatatttcaccaaccatcAAGCAGCACATGTTCGgctctatgttctttggagaaaaccctaccttcgatctctccctacacgtgctatgggctctagtgctctgcgttatgggtggtcggctgtggttcctcggtcatgtctgttcctcctacatgtgcacaggctctAGCACTCAACGTTATGGAatttgggctagccaaggccaagagctcagtaacgaactaactgctcggacgctacttataccaccTATAAATGCATTAGGGTTAACAATACATCTATTTTTCACCAAAAGTGCTAGCAAGCCGCACAAACATGCATACAACATcaacttacaacatttatacaaatacataaatgtttgtttaTGCCCTCACGCATTTAACTCTCCTCTCCAGTTGTTCAATACAGGTCCCTCTCCACTCAGGCTATTAGGCTTGGCTATCACCATCTACCTCACCGAACAGATCAATGTCaccggccagcttcttcgccaCGCCCTCCACCTCATCCTTCAGCTGCTCCTGCTTCATCGCACCCGTCCCTTTGGCGAATCTAGCCCCTATCACCTGAAGATTGATCATAGGGTAGTGGGACCAGACCATCGGCAGGGCATGCATCATGATGGAGACATTGGCATAtcagttgaagcttttgaagttctcccaagcCACCTTGCAATTGTCAATGATGGTGTCTAAATAGGGTGGCCTATTATTGGGCTGAGGAGTCACCTCCATGTCGATACAGTCCAGCACCGGCCTAACTTCGGCCACCACGGCATCAAGTTTCCCCCTCTAGGTTCTGGCCTCCAGCTCCAGCATGTCGAACTATGCCTTGGTCCTTCGATGGTATTCTATAGACACCAAAAGTATCCATCAAATGAAGAAATCACTTTAGCAACAACtccgaccatgaactactcaccttctagATCCTCGGCCAGTTTCTCCGCTCACCCAgacgccttctccttctcctcttggagttggccGATGACTTGATGCAACCAGGCGAGCTCTGCATCTCGCTCTACAAATGTAACGGTCAACAACAACATCAAGATTGTTTGGCAATGTAGAACAAATTCATCGATCCATAGTACCTTTCTTCTATTTGGAGACGCTTCTCAACTGCTTGAAGGTGCGCTCTAGCTGCTTGGAGCTACTTTTCAGCTACTCAGAGGTGTGCTCTAGCTGCTCAGATATGATCTTCAACTGCTCGGATAAGGTGCCCTTTTGATACTCTAGGTCCCTCTTGTTTGAATCAGAAAGGTCCCTTtcacgctgggccctctggacGTTCTTCTCCATCAGTTTCACTGCCTCCTTCAGCTTCTCGttctcctcggcaaggggctccatcctcttgatcaactGCTGCCATTGTACAGCAGTTCGCGCTATGCCCTGTAAAGCACCAATATTATAAAGGACCATATTCTCCAACGCCAAAGACGGACACTACTGATGCAacactaacctcaatttgcttcatagcCGTGGAAAGGGTGGACAGTAGCCTCTtcatctccctagtggtgtcctcttcCATGACCAAAACTTCATCACCTCGCTTGCGGAGGATGCGGATGGCTTGAGGTCGTGATTCTTCATGTTCAATCTCCctgacctcgtcctcttcctccatagcCAGTGGCACTGcctaggggctcggtggtcaCACACAGTGACCGACCACACCCTGCGGCATCTCAAGGCACGCCGCTTGCTCCACCGATGCTATCGGTCTCTATGCCACCGATTCTGGCATGACGTCGGCAGCTCCTGCTCCTGCCTCCAAAGACTTGGTGGCTCCCACCATTGCTCCTAGCATCTCCACCGAATCGCTCGTCATCATCGCCAACCGCTCTCCGCCACCAACTCCATCAGCAGCGATGGTCGGCTCCTCCATAGACTGACGAGCACCTAGGGACTCTGGGACGGAGTCTGTCCATAATGTCTCCTCCCTAGGACTAGCCCCCGCCTGCTCGCCAGTATGGCCTAAAGGATTCAGGTCCTCCACACGCCCCGTTTTACATTAGTTGAGCTCAACGGTCACCACAACTATAAAAATCGGAAAGCTACTGAtcccaaggcaaatatacttacacATCAGCTTCCCGGTAGATGGTTCTGAACTAGCGCTGCATCCTTGATCACCCAAGCACTGCTCTGGGGTCAACCTGCATGGCCTGGGCTGGAGGTCTTGCAGCCCCCGCTGTCGGCGTTTTCTCCacttgctgctcggggactccttcccctccctctgGTTGCACCTCCACGTGCATGTTGTGCGATGATGCTTTAATGCTCGGAGGGGGAGCTACTGGAGCCtcgtcatcatccgaccactcagaTATCACCGTGCTCTGCATCCAAGTGGTCCAGTCgccaccaagtgagatgccacCTGGCTTATGGGGAGCTACATCTACCGTTCTTCTCTTCTTTCAGGCTGGCTCATCATTTGCTGCCCTTTTCCCTTGAACCTTCTCCGATACCGGGGGGGACTCTCCTTCTGACTAGCACCTTCGCCTCCGGATTCAGACGAGGCATTGATGACACTTTCCTCTTGTTGAGTGGTCGCCTGGCATCCACTGCCTTTGGCTAATCGCTCCACAGCACGCCCAAGAAGTACGCCGCCTGttcctgcaaatggatctttcgACAAGAAAATCAATCCACTGCTCGGTGCCGACATAGGGTAAAAAACACCAGGAACAACAGTCAagatttttacctgaggaggtgggttcatGCAGTTGAAGGCTTTCAGCTGCCCTAGCACAGTGAATGGCACATTTGGAGCAAATAGTTCAGCGGCCTAGCATAGCACAACCTCCTTCATCAGTCTCTCCATCCTCTCCTGAGTGCCATCAGTatctcccttgaagtcaaagcccggaTGAGCCCTCTCCTTACAGGGCTAGATGCAgcacactatgaagctcaccaccaccaccactccatTCATCTTCATGCCCCTTATTAGCTCAAGGAGATCCTTCACATGCTCCATATCGGCACTGGTCGATTTCTCTGACCAGCTCCTCTGATTCTCCAGAATCTAGTTGACATCACATCAGATGGCATACtgactctgcttcatgtagaaccacctagcattccaccccttcagtgaggtATTTAGTGGCACAGCAATGTATTCGCCCACCATCCCATCGTGGAGCTGTAGATACACACCACCGACCACTTTGGAACCGCCTCCTcctttcttctttagccagaaaaGGTGTCGAAAGAGATTGAAATGGGCAAGAATGCCAAGATAGACCTCGCAGAAGTGGATAAACAAGGAAATGTGCAAAATAGTGTTCGGGTGAAGATTACACAAGCTCACTCCCCaattgtcggtgtagaaagtgaccaacaagtaaatatttgtagttttgccatacgttgtgatcggaggtggcctagcactcaatgacacagggtttataccggttcaggtaatgtgccctatgtctagtttgagtcagtcggtgactttattcctaagcccaggtgctcgaagtttgtagtggggttacaaacgagaaggagaaagatgggggtacaagaggtccggtcggactccagtcggaagggccaagagtgacaagatcaccgctatgagctaagtgttcaagcgtatgCTTGTGGTCTAAACCCGATGGTTTTGCTGTTGTGTGCtaatgaacttgatcgatctaatgaatctagaatcacTTGAATCAACCTCCTTGTTGGGAGAGAGagtatcctcttttatagatgaaggggatggccttacaagtgagagggagagagtacgtatgcttctaagccttgttgcccatgccagcgggtataggatgatggtaggtgcccacaacactattgg harbors:
- the LOC136515857 gene encoding uncharacterized protein, translating into MEEEDEVREIEHEESRPQAIRILRKRGDEVLVMEEDTTREMKRLLSTLSTAMKQIEGIARTAVQWQQLIKRMEPLAEENEKLKEAVKLMEKNVQRAQRERDLSDSNKRDLEYQKGTLSEQLKIISEQLEHTSE